A single region of the Pontimicrobium sp. SW4 genome encodes:
- a CDS encoding NAD-dependent epimerase/dehydratase family protein, whose amino-acid sequence MILVTGGTGLVGSHLLYKLVESGEKVKAIYRNKEKIKAVKRVFSYYSTNYEVFFSKIEWIEATLNDIPSLEIAFKNVTHVYHCAAFISFDTKEYQALRQINIEGTANIVNISISHKVKKICYVSSIATIGKEENNKLITEESHWNPEAEQSVYAITKYGAEIEVWRGTQEGLNAVIVNPGIIIGPGFWKGGGSGSLIKMVYRGVSRFTKGITGYVDVMDVVNSMMQLMESNITNERFILVSENLSYQDFFTKTATHLKVNAPNKEASKFLLSLAWRLDWLRSFLLNKKRRLFKQTTKTITRKAYFSNKKITEALNYRFKTIDESLTETCQFFLKEL is encoded by the coding sequence ATGATATTAGTTACAGGCGGAACAGGTTTAGTTGGAAGTCATTTACTCTATAAATTAGTTGAAAGTGGCGAAAAAGTAAAGGCAATTTATAGGAACAAAGAAAAAATTAAAGCTGTTAAACGCGTTTTTTCTTATTATTCAACTAACTATGAAGTCTTTTTTTCAAAAATTGAGTGGATTGAAGCAACTCTAAATGATATTCCAAGCTTAGAAATTGCTTTTAAAAATGTAACTCATGTATATCATTGCGCTGCGTTTATTTCTTTTGATACTAAAGAATACCAAGCTTTAAGACAGATTAATATTGAAGGAACAGCAAACATTGTTAATATTAGCATTTCTCATAAGGTAAAAAAAATCTGCTATGTAAGTTCTATTGCAACTATTGGCAAAGAAGAAAACAACAAGTTAATTACTGAAGAAAGTCACTGGAATCCTGAGGCAGAACAAAGTGTTTATGCTATTACAAAATATGGTGCCGAAATTGAAGTGTGGCGAGGCACTCAAGAAGGTTTAAATGCTGTTATTGTAAATCCAGGTATTATTATAGGCCCTGGTTTTTGGAAAGGTGGTGGAAGTGGTAGTTTGATTAAGATGGTTTATAGAGGTGTTTCTAGATTTACAAAAGGTATTACTGGCTATGTGGATGTTATGGATGTTGTTAATTCGATGATGCAATTAATGGAGAGCAACATAACTAATGAGCGATTTATTTTAGTATCTGAAAATTTATCTTACCAAGATTTTTTCACAAAAACAGCAACCCACTTAAAAGTTAATGCTCCAAATAAAGAAGCTTCAAAATTTTTATTAAGTCTAGCTTGGAGATTAGATTGGTTACGTAGTTTTTTATTGAACAAAAAGCGTCGCCTTTTTAAACAGACTACCAAAACGATTACTAGAAAAGCATATTTTAGCAATAAAAAAATAACAGAAGCCTTAAACTATCGTTTTAAAACTATTGACGAATCTCTAACTGAGACGTGTCAATTTTTTTTAAAGGAATTGTAG
- the pckA gene encoding phosphoenolpyruvate carboxykinase (ATP), which yields MVDNTHTSKSISLEKYGITNAKVNYQLTPDQLHDITIAKGLGTETSSGALAINTGEFTGRSPKDRFIVKDDITRDRVWWGNINIPFESDAFQKLYDKITNYLSDKEVYVRDCYACADENYHTNIRVINEYPWSNMFAYNMFLRPTEKQLEGFEPEWTVINAPSFMAIPEVDKTRQHNFAILDFTRKTAIVGGTGYTGEIKKGIFSALNFELPVFKNTLPMHCSANVGKDGDTAIFFGLSGTGKTTLSTDPNRSLIGDDEHGWTNENTVFNFEGGCYAKVINLTRDNEPEIYDAIKRGAILENVILDKDKNVDFKDISITQNTRVSYPIYHIDNIQTPSIGKNPKNIFFLTADAFGVLPPISKLTPGQAAYHFISGYTAKVAGTEAGIDEPLPSFSACFGAPFMPLHPTKYAEMLSKKMQEAGVNVWLVNTGWTGGPYGVGTRMKLKYTRAMITAAMDGSLEAANKDNYDIHTVFKVAQPRTCPNVPSDVLSPRQTWNNDKGYYDTADKLAQSFRENFKKFEEFANEEILAGAPNVR from the coding sequence ATGGTGGATAACACCCATACTTCGAAATCGATTTCGTTAGAAAAATATGGAATCACAAATGCAAAAGTAAATTATCAATTAACTCCAGACCAACTTCACGATATAACAATAGCTAAAGGTTTAGGTACGGAAACTTCCTCAGGAGCATTAGCTATTAATACAGGCGAATTTACAGGTCGTTCTCCTAAAGATCGGTTTATCGTAAAAGACGATATTACTAGAGATAGAGTTTGGTGGGGAAATATTAATATTCCTTTTGAGAGTGATGCGTTTCAAAAATTGTATGATAAAATAACTAATTATCTTTCCGATAAAGAAGTTTATGTTAGAGACTGTTATGCATGTGCCGACGAGAATTATCATACAAATATTCGAGTAATTAATGAGTATCCTTGGAGTAACATGTTTGCTTATAATATGTTTTTACGCCCAACTGAGAAACAGTTAGAAGGTTTTGAACCAGAATGGACAGTTATTAATGCTCCTAGTTTCATGGCAATTCCAGAGGTAGATAAAACGCGTCAACATAATTTTGCGATTTTAGACTTTACTAGAAAAACTGCTATTGTTGGAGGTACAGGGTATACTGGAGAAATTAAAAAAGGAATTTTTTCAGCATTAAATTTTGAATTACCAGTATTTAAGAATACGTTGCCTATGCATTGTAGTGCAAATGTAGGTAAAGATGGAGATACAGCTATTTTCTTTGGACTTTCGGGAACAGGTAAAACAACCTTATCTACAGATCCAAATAGAAGTTTAATTGGAGATGATGAACACGGTTGGACTAATGAAAACACTGTTTTTAATTTTGAAGGAGGTTGTTATGCCAAGGTTATTAATTTAACAAGAGATAACGAGCCTGAAATATATGATGCAATTAAGAGAGGTGCTATACTTGAAAATGTCATTCTAGATAAAGATAAGAATGTAGATTTTAAAGATATTTCAATTACTCAAAATACAAGGGTAAGCTATCCAATTTATCATATTGATAATATTCAAACACCTTCAATAGGTAAAAATCCAAAAAACATTTTCTTTTTAACAGCAGATGCTTTTGGAGTTTTACCTCCAATTTCAAAATTAACTCCAGGACAAGCAGCTTACCATTTTATTTCTGGATATACGGCAAAAGTTGCTGGAACTGAAGCTGGAATTGATGAGCCTTTACCTAGTTTTTCAGCTTGTTTTGGAGCACCATTTATGCCATTACACCCAACAAAATATGCCGAAATGCTTAGTAAAAAAATGCAAGAAGCAGGTGTAAATGTTTGGTTAGTTAATACTGGATGGACTGGAGGTCCTTACGGTGTCGGAACTAGAATGAAACTTAAATATACAAGAGCAATGATTACTGCTGCTATGGATGGATCTTTAGAAGCAGCAAATAAAGATAATTATGATATTCATACAGTTTTTAAAGTTGCGCAGCCTAGAACATGCCCAAATGTACCATCTGACGTATTAAGTCCAAGACAAACTTGGAATAATGACAAAGGCTATTATGATACAGCTGATAAATTAGCTCAATCATTTAGAGAAAATTTCAAGAAATTTGAGGAGTTTGCTAATGAAGAAATTTTAGCAGGAGCTCCTAATGTAAGGTAA
- a CDS encoding dihydroorotase → MSNKKVLIKNARIVNEGRITNGDILTEGEVIKEISNSINVLDAQIIDAKNKYVLPGVIDDQVHFREPGLTHKATIATESRAAAAGGITSFIEMPNTNPQTTTIEKLEDKFEIASKTSFVNYSFMFGGTNDNLEEILKVDAKNVAGLKLFLGSSTGNMLVDNPEVLEKIFSSTSLLISVHCEDEATIRKNTKQYVEKYGDDIPLKYHPIIRSEEACYLSSSKAIELAKKTGARLHVFHLSTGKETNLFSNKIPLRDKKITAEVCIHHLWFSDKDYDEKGALIKWNPAVKTETDRDQLWEALLDDRLDVIATDHAPHTLEEKNNVYTKAPSGGPLVQHALVAMFEAHHQGRISIEKLVEKMCHNPAILFQIEKRGYLKEGYFADIVIVDDNDPWTVEKENVLYKCKWSPFEGTTFKSRITHTLVNGQLVYENSNFHEVKAAKRLTFNR, encoded by the coding sequence ATGAGTAATAAAAAAGTACTTATTAAAAATGCTAGAATAGTAAACGAAGGACGCATTACTAATGGAGATATTTTAACTGAAGGTGAAGTTATTAAAGAAATAAGTAATTCAATTAATGTATTAGATGCTCAAATAATAGATGCTAAAAATAAATATGTACTACCAGGAGTTATTGACGACCAAGTGCATTTTCGAGAGCCAGGGTTAACACATAAAGCAACTATTGCTACAGAATCTAGAGCTGCAGCTGCAGGAGGAATTACTTCATTTATAGAAATGCCTAATACAAATCCTCAAACGACCACTATTGAGAAATTGGAAGATAAATTTGAAATTGCTTCTAAAACATCGTTTGTAAATTACTCTTTTATGTTTGGTGGAACTAATGACAATTTAGAGGAGATTTTAAAAGTAGATGCAAAAAACGTTGCTGGCTTGAAACTTTTTCTAGGCTCTTCCACAGGGAATATGTTGGTAGACAATCCTGAAGTATTGGAAAAAATATTTTCAAGCACAAGTTTACTAATTAGTGTGCATTGTGAAGATGAAGCGACAATAAGAAAGAACACAAAACAATATGTAGAAAAATATGGAGATGATATTCCATTAAAATACCATCCAATTATTAGAAGTGAAGAAGCTTGCTATTTATCTTCTTCTAAAGCTATAGAACTTGCAAAGAAAACCGGAGCGAGACTACACGTATTTCATTTATCTACTGGAAAAGAAACAAACTTGTTCTCTAATAAAATTCCGTTGAGAGATAAAAAAATCACAGCAGAAGTTTGTATACACCATTTATGGTTTTCAGACAAAGATTACGATGAAAAAGGGGCTTTAATCAAGTGGAATCCTGCGGTTAAAACAGAAACTGACAGAGACCAATTATGGGAAGCATTATTAGATGATAGACTTGATGTTATTGCTACCGATCATGCCCCACATACTTTAGAGGAAAAAAATAACGTTTATACAAAAGCACCTTCTGGAGGACCATTAGTACAACATGCACTTGTAGCTATGTTTGAAGCACATCATCAAGGAAGGATTTCTATTGAGAAATTAGTTGAGAAGATGTGCCATAACCCAGCGATATTGTTTCAGATAGAAAAAAGAGGCTATCTTAAGGAAGGTTATTTTGCAGATATTGTGATTGTTGATGATAATGATCCTTGGACTGTAGAAAAAGAGAATGTGCTGTATAAATGTAAATGGTCTCCTTTTGAAGGGACAACGTTTAAATCGAGGATAACACATACTTTGGTAAATGGACAATTAGTTTATGAGAATTCAAATTTCCATGAGGTAAAAGCCGCCAAACGATTAACTTTTAATAGGTAA
- a CDS encoding DUF423 domain-containing protein yields MNKKLLITGSVFGVIAIILGAFASHGLEKVVDKDAIETFQVGVRYQMYHALLLLFVAHTAYLKTNLKKGILYLVIIGVILFSGSIYGLATNTLTSFDFKSIAFITPIGGFLLILSWIVMLISFIKIKE; encoded by the coding sequence ATGAACAAAAAACTACTAATTACGGGAAGTGTTTTTGGAGTAATTGCTATTATTTTAGGAGCTTTTGCTTCGCATGGATTAGAGAAAGTAGTCGACAAAGATGCAATCGAAACATTTCAAGTAGGTGTTCGTTATCAAATGTATCATGCTCTATTGTTATTGTTTGTAGCACATACAGCCTATTTAAAAACGAACTTAAAAAAAGGAATACTTTATTTAGTTATTATAGGAGTAATATTGTTTTCGGGATCCATTTATGGTTTAGCAACTAATACACTTACATCTTTCGATTTTAAATCTATTGCTTTTATAACTCCAATAGGAGGTTTCTTGCTTATTCTATCTTGGATCGTTATGCTTATAAGTTTTATTAAAATTAAAGAATAA
- a CDS encoding polyprenol monophosphomannose synthase, with the protein MQDAIVIIPTFNEIENIEAIIRATFSLEKRFHVLVVDDNSPDLTALKVKELQKEFKEHLFLEVRKEKSGLGTAYIHGFKWCLEKGYNYIFEMDADFSHNPKDLPKLYEACYIDGADMSIGSRYATGVNVVNWPMSRVLLSYLASKYVRIITGMKIHDTTAGFVCYKRKVLESVGLDKVKFVGYAFQIEMKFKAYLQNFKITEVPVIFTDRTKGESKLSSGIISEAIFGVISMKFKSLFRKR; encoded by the coding sequence ATGCAAGACGCAATTGTTATTATACCAACTTTTAATGAAATTGAGAATATTGAAGCCATTATTAGGGCAACATTTTCATTAGAAAAGAGATTTCATGTTTTGGTTGTTGATGATAACTCTCCAGATTTGACGGCATTAAAAGTAAAAGAACTTCAAAAAGAGTTTAAAGAACATCTGTTTTTAGAAGTTAGGAAGGAAAAATCTGGTTTAGGAACTGCTTATATTCATGGGTTTAAATGGTGCTTAGAAAAAGGATATAATTATATTTTCGAAATGGATGCTGATTTTTCTCATAATCCAAAAGACCTTCCAAAATTATATGAAGCATGCTATATTGATGGCGCCGATATGTCTATTGGGTCTAGATATGCCACAGGTGTGAATGTTGTTAATTGGCCAATGTCAAGAGTTTTACTATCCTATTTAGCATCAAAATATGTACGCATAATTACTGGAATGAAAATTCATGATACTACTGCGGGTTTTGTATGTTACAAAAGAAAAGTTCTAGAGAGTGTTGGTTTAGATAAAGTGAAGTTTGTAGGTTATGCATTTCAAATTGAAATGAAATTTAAGGCTTATCTGCAAAACTTTAAAATCACTGAAGTTCCTGTGATTTTCACTGATAGAACAAAAGGTGAATCAAAATTAAGCAGTGGCATAATTTCTGAGGCTATATTTGGAGTTATTTCTATGAAGTTTAAAAGTTTATTTAGAAAAAGATAA
- a CDS encoding saccharopine dehydrogenase C-terminal domain-containing protein, which translates to MRNILVIGSGKSSSYLIKYFLDKSESENLHITIGDISSKNAKKLIGNHKNANAIALDVFDKEARSSAINTADIVVSMLPARYHIEVAKDCIKFGKNMVTASYVSEEMQALDDSAKNKGLIFMNEIGVDPGIDHMSAMQVIDKIRDKGGEVILFESFTGGLVAPESDNNLWNYKFTWNPRNVVVAGQGGAAKFLQEGTYKYIPYHRLFRRTEFLDVDGYGRFEAYANRDSLKYQSAYGLDSAKTLYRGTMRRVGFSRAWQMFVVLGMTDDSYTIDDSENMSYRDFINAFLPYSPTDSVELKFRHALKIDQDDIVWDKLEELDVFNPNKRVELKKATPAQILQKILMDSWTLNEDDKDMIVMYHKFGYELKGGKYQIDSTMVSIGEDQTYTAMAKTVGLPVAIATLAILNEKITTPGVQIPISKEVYEPILKELEDFGIIFKEKEVPYLGYNPLSI; encoded by the coding sequence ATGCGAAACATATTAGTTATAGGTTCTGGAAAATCATCATCTTATTTAATAAAATACTTTTTAGATAAATCTGAATCTGAAAACCTACATATTACAATTGGAGATATTTCTTCTAAAAATGCTAAAAAACTTATTGGAAATCATAAAAACGCTAATGCTATTGCACTTGATGTTTTTGATAAAGAAGCTAGATCTAGCGCAATAAATACTGCAGATATTGTTGTGTCCATGCTTCCTGCAAGATACCATATTGAAGTAGCAAAAGATTGTATCAAGTTTGGTAAAAATATGGTCACTGCATCTTATGTAAGTGAGGAGATGCAGGCTTTAGATGATTCAGCAAAGAATAAAGGTCTTATTTTTATGAATGAAATAGGTGTGGATCCAGGAATTGACCATATGAGCGCCATGCAAGTTATTGATAAAATTCGTGATAAAGGTGGTGAAGTCATTCTGTTTGAATCCTTTACTGGCGGATTAGTGGCTCCAGAAAGTGATAATAATCTTTGGAATTATAAATTTACATGGAATCCAAGAAATGTGGTCGTTGCTGGGCAAGGAGGCGCAGCAAAATTTTTACAAGAAGGCACTTATAAATACATTCCTTACCATCGTTTATTTAGACGTACCGAGTTTTTAGATGTAGATGGTTATGGTCGTTTTGAAGCTTATGCTAACCGTGATTCTTTAAAATATCAAAGCGCCTATGGTCTAGATAGTGCTAAAACTTTGTATCGTGGCACTATGCGACGTGTTGGTTTTAGTCGCGCTTGGCAAATGTTTGTAGTACTTGGAATGACTGATGATAGCTACACTATAGATGATAGTGAAAACATGAGTTATCGTGATTTTATTAATGCCTTTTTGCCATATAGTCCAACCGATTCTGTAGAGTTAAAATTTAGACATGCTCTAAAAATAGATCAAGATGATATTGTTTGGGATAAACTTGAAGAGTTAGACGTTTTTAATCCTAATAAAAGGGTTGAATTAAAAAAGGCTACACCTGCTCAAATTCTACAAAAAATACTCATGGATAGTTGGACTCTTAACGAAGATGATAAAGATATGATTGTGATGTATCATAAGTTTGGCTATGAGTTAAAAGGGGGAAAATATCAAATAGATTCTACTATGGTTTCCATTGGCGAAGACCAGACGTATACAGCTATGGCAAAAACTGTAGGGTTACCAGTAGCCATAGCTACACTTGCCATATTAAATGAAAAAATAACCACTCCAGGTGTCCAAATCCCTATTTCTAAAGAAGTATATGAACCTATTTTAAAAGAATTAGAAGACTTTGGAATTATATTTAAAGAAAAAGAAGTGCCTTATTTAGGATATAATCCTTTAAGCATATAA
- a CDS encoding DUF4296 domain-containing protein, whose protein sequence is MKHYKIFAIVCILVCIGCNSNRIEKPKKPKNLIKKEKMVNILYDMSILTASKGVNKKVLENNGIMPESFIFEKYDIDSIQFVLSNEYYAYNLDTYEEIYNNVKARLTKEKEHLDSLNNIEAEQRKELRDQRDSLNKKGISTIPLKKIDTSQLEIRQ, encoded by the coding sequence ATGAAGCATTATAAAATTTTTGCGATTGTATGTATTTTAGTTTGTATAGGTTGTAATTCTAATCGTATTGAAAAACCAAAAAAACCTAAAAACTTGATTAAAAAGGAAAAAATGGTTAACATATTATACGATATGTCAATTTTAACAGCTTCAAAAGGAGTGAATAAGAAAGTGCTTGAAAATAATGGCATCATGCCAGAAAGTTTTATATTCGAGAAATACGACATAGATAGTATACAATTTGTTTTAAGTAATGAGTATTATGCATATAATTTAGATACTTACGAGGAAATTTATAATAACGTTAAAGCGCGACTAACCAAAGAAAAAGAACATTTAGACTCACTTAATAATATTGAAGCTGAACAAAGAAAAGAATTACGAGATCAAAGAGATTCGCTTAATAAGAAAGGAATCTCTACAATTCCTTTAAAAAAAATTGACACGTCTCAGTTAGAGATTCGTCAATAG
- a CDS encoding uroporphyrinogen-III synthase yields MKVKTILVSQPEPKVENSPYFDLQEKQRVKIDFRPFIHVEGVSAKEIRLQKVDLSSYTAIILTSRNAVDHFFRVADEMRFKVPDTMKYFCQSEAVAFYLQKYVVYRKRKIYVGKRNFPDLTPLIKKYKDEKFLLPTTDKVKPLVPETLNSLGVVWKQATFYKTVISDLSDLANVYYDVLVFFSPSGIDSLFHNFPDFQQKETRIAVFGNTTIEAVENKGLRVDIAAPTPETPSMTMALEKYIQTVNKK; encoded by the coding sequence ATGAAAGTAAAAACAATTTTGGTTTCTCAACCAGAGCCTAAAGTAGAAAATTCTCCTTACTTTGATTTACAAGAAAAGCAACGTGTAAAAATTGACTTTAGACCTTTTATTCATGTTGAGGGTGTCTCTGCAAAAGAAATAAGATTACAAAAAGTAGATCTTAGTAGCTATACTGCAATTATTTTAACCAGTAGAAATGCTGTAGACCATTTTTTTAGAGTAGCAGATGAAATGCGCTTTAAAGTTCCTGACACTATGAAATATTTTTGTCAATCGGAAGCTGTTGCGTTCTATTTACAGAAATATGTTGTGTATAGAAAAAGAAAAATTTATGTTGGAAAGCGCAATTTTCCAGATTTAACACCTTTAATTAAGAAGTATAAAGATGAAAAATTTTTACTTCCAACAACAGATAAAGTAAAGCCTTTAGTTCCTGAAACTTTAAATAGTTTAGGAGTCGTATGGAAACAAGCAACTTTCTACAAAACTGTGATTAGTGATTTATCTGATTTGGCTAATGTGTATTATGATGTTTTAGTGTTTTTTAGCCCTTCAGGGATTGATTCTCTATTCCATAATTTTCCTGATTTTCAGCAAAAGGAAACACGAATTGCTGTTTTTGGAAATACAACCATTGAAGCAGTTGAAAACAAAGGATTAAGAGTGGACATTGCTGCTCCAACTCCTGAAACGCCATCCATGACTATGGCTTTAGAAAAATATATTCAAACGGTTAATAAAAAGTAA
- a CDS encoding DUF4271 domain-containing protein produces MLREIISNEWFTVFFVLCLSILALAKRSFSTRFNDFLLLVSNSKYLKIYARDQKFIDQFDALLFINLIISLSLFCFLGYSTFVENITFNIILFLKILLGIGAIILIKVLLERIIGSLFEIDTLMDSYLFQKTNYKNFTGLLLLPINILLVFTIPLSVNVFFVIFGLLFLINLIGFITSFKTHQKTIINNIFYFILYLCALEIAPYVILYKLFINS; encoded by the coding sequence ATGTTACGCGAAATAATCTCAAACGAGTGGTTTACTGTTTTCTTTGTTTTATGCCTATCTATTTTAGCATTGGCTAAACGATCTTTTTCGACAAGGTTTAATGACTTTTTATTGCTTGTAAGTAACTCAAAGTATTTAAAAATATATGCTAGAGACCAAAAATTTATTGATCAATTTGATGCTTTATTATTTATAAATTTAATTATTTCATTATCTCTTTTTTGTTTTTTAGGCTATTCAACCTTTGTAGAAAATATTACTTTTAACATAATCTTGTTCTTAAAAATTTTATTAGGTATTGGAGCTATCATCCTTATTAAAGTTTTATTAGAACGTATTATTGGGAGTCTTTTTGAAATAGATACACTCATGGATTCATATCTTTTTCAAAAAACAAATTACAAGAATTTTACTGGATTATTATTGCTTCCCATTAATATATTGTTAGTGTTTACTATTCCTTTAAGCGTCAATGTCTTTTTTGTAATATTTGGATTATTATTCTTAATCAACTTAATAGGCTTTATTACATCTTTTAAAACGCACCAAAAAACAATAATAAATAACATTTTCTATTTTATTTTGTATCTTTGCGCACTTGAAATCGCACCTTATGTAATTTTATATAAGCTATTTATTAATAGTTAA